One Acidobacteriaceae bacterium genomic region harbors:
- a CDS encoding DNA-directed RNA polymerase subunit omega — translation MRSDLIFGALTHVNNRYQLCQLASKATRKLHKPNTRLQDTTNEVLDRFKDSVPMGVVSSEEPIETVASVRRAA, via the coding sequence ATGCGCTCAGATCTTATTTTTGGAGCCCTCACTCACGTGAACAACCGCTACCAGCTGTGCCAGCTCGCGTCGAAGGCGACTCGCAAGCTCCACAAGCCCAACACCCGCCTCCAGGACACCACCAACGAGGTGCTGGACCGCTTCAAGGACTCCGTACCCATGGGTGTGGTTAGCTCCGAGGAACCCATCGAGACTGTGGCATCGGTTCGCCGCGCGGCCTAA
- the rho gene encoding transcription termination factor Rho, producing MTITELKEKSIAELGKLARGLEIPGTSALRKQDLIFKILQAQSEKEGHIFAEGVLEILPDGYGFLRSPDYNYLPGPDDIYVSPSQIRKFDLKTGDTISGNVRSPHEGEKYFALVKIEAINFESPEETRNKILFDNLTPLYPQERIKMETVREGISGRVMDLLCPIGKGQRGLIVAPPRTGKTVLMQAIANSITANHPEVVLIVLLIDERPEEVTDMQRSVKGEVISSTFDEPAARHVQVAEMVIEKAKRLVEHKRDVVILLDSITRLARAYNTIVPPSGKVLSGGVDSNALQRPKRFFGAARNIEEGGSLTIIASALIDTGSRMDEVIFEEFKGTGNMEVILDRKLVDKRVFPAIDIQRSGTRKEELLIPKDDLQRTWILRKVLNPLSPVEAMELLSDKLGKTRNNQEFLHNMSSL from the coding sequence ATGACAATCACCGAGTTGAAAGAAAAGAGCATTGCCGAGCTCGGCAAGCTCGCCCGCGGCCTGGAGATCCCTGGCACCAGCGCACTCCGCAAGCAGGACCTCATTTTCAAGATCCTTCAGGCGCAAAGCGAGAAGGAAGGCCACATCTTCGCCGAAGGCGTCCTCGAGATCCTGCCTGACGGCTACGGCTTCCTCCGCAGCCCCGACTACAACTACCTGCCCGGCCCCGACGACATCTACGTCTCGCCATCGCAGATCCGCAAGTTCGATCTGAAGACCGGCGACACCATCTCCGGCAACGTGCGCTCTCCGCATGAAGGCGAGAAGTACTTTGCGCTGGTCAAGATCGAAGCCATCAACTTCGAGTCGCCCGAAGAGACCCGCAACAAGATTCTCTTCGACAACCTCACGCCGCTCTACCCGCAGGAGCGCATCAAGATGGAGACCGTGCGCGAGGGCATCAGCGGCCGCGTGATGGATCTCCTCTGCCCCATCGGCAAAGGCCAGCGCGGTCTGATCGTCGCTCCGCCGCGCACTGGCAAGACCGTGCTCATGCAGGCCATCGCGAACTCCATCACCGCGAACCACCCCGAGGTCGTCCTCATCGTTCTGCTGATCGACGAGCGTCCCGAAGAGGTCACCGACATGCAGCGGTCTGTGAAGGGTGAAGTGATTTCGTCGACGTTTGACGAGCCGGCCGCGCGTCACGTCCAAGTTGCCGAGATGGTTATCGAGAAGGCCAAGCGCCTCGTCGAGCACAAGCGCGACGTCGTCATCCTGCTCGATAGCATCACCCGTCTCGCACGCGCCTACAACACCATCGTTCCGCCTTCAGGCAAAGTTCTCTCCGGCGGTGTCGACTCCAACGCGCTGCAGCGGCCGAAGCGCTTCTTCGGCGCGGCCCGCAACATTGAGGAAGGTGGCAGCTTGACCATCATCGCGTCGGCCCTCATCGACACCGGCTCGCGCATGGACGAGGTCATCTTCGAAGAGTTCAAGGGCACCGGCAACATGGAAGTCATCCTCGACCGCAAGCTGGTCGACAAGCGCGTCTTCCCGGCCATCGACATCCAGCGCTCGGGCACCCGCAAGGAAGAGCTGCTTATCCCCAAGGACGACCTGCAGCGCACCTGGATTCTGCGCAAGGTCCTCAATCCGCTCTCGCCTGTCGAAGCCATGGAGCTTCTCTCCGACAAGCTCGGCAAGACACGCAACAACCAGGAGTTCCTGCACAACATGAGCTCGCTCTAA
- a CDS encoding riboflavin synthase, giving the protein MFTGLIETTGTLLAVKPTGGAMRLVVAAPQLAGRWKIGDSIAVNGVCLTALDIEDANEPHPGRFAADLAQETIERTSLAQLQPGALLNLELPTPAGAPLGGHVVQGHVDGTGKLISLAPLRPDAATADWRMTIELPAKLAAQVIPQGSITIDGISLTVAKIHEPEPDGTVRIEIAVIPHTYKSTNLHAKMAGETVNIETDVLSKYAAQQLAAQDLTQTVDAPVEVADAPKPVTNWLTTEYLLENGY; this is encoded by the coding sequence ATGTTCACCGGACTGATCGAAACAACGGGAACGCTGCTGGCCGTAAAGCCCACCGGCGGCGCAATGCGGCTGGTGGTCGCGGCGCCGCAGCTCGCAGGGCGGTGGAAGATTGGCGACAGCATCGCCGTGAACGGCGTCTGCCTCACGGCGCTGGACATCGAGGACGCGAACGAGCCCCACCCGGGCCGCTTTGCCGCAGACCTCGCACAGGAGACGATAGAGCGCACGAGCCTGGCACAGTTGCAGCCCGGCGCCCTGCTGAACCTGGAGCTACCCACCCCCGCCGGCGCGCCGCTGGGTGGCCACGTGGTACAGGGGCATGTGGATGGCACCGGAAAACTGATCTCGCTGGCCCCGCTGCGTCCCGATGCGGCGACGGCGGACTGGCGGATGACGATCGAGCTGCCGGCGAAACTGGCCGCGCAGGTGATTCCGCAGGGATCGATCACCATCGACGGCATCAGCCTCACGGTGGCGAAGATTCATGAGCCGGAGCCGGACGGCACGGTGCGCATCGAAATTGCGGTCATCCCGCACACGTACAAGAGCACAAACCTGCACGCGAAGATGGCCGGCGAGACGGTGAATATCGAGACCGATGTGCTGTCGAAGTATGCCGCGCAGCAGTTGGCGGCACAAGATCTGACCCAAACGGTCGATGCGCCGGTTGAAGTTGCGGACGCTCCGAAGCCCGTAACGAATTGGCTGACGACGGAGTATCTGCTCGAGAACGGGTATTAG
- a CDS encoding VWA domain-containing protein produces the protein MRTFTMLMKRFGLQRRSRLAILCVTCLGIAAVSAPAQAPQSDQANPAGTISVTSRLVVLDVVVLDHNGKPVTNLDRSQFTITEDKAPQTIRNFDPPSAHAMPSGGTADLVHSVADLPKIGQAPVNVLVFDEVDTPFHQLAYARQMMEKYLKAQPPVLPVPTLFIAAGYSRVVVLHDYTQSRADLLESVEKHTADLDFTQIVNTLNGGAGGSENGLVKTLGAMLQIAQSVAGIPGRKNVIWVGTGYNKAYDLNNMSEKDHDKVVAAIKQVTDRMLQERVTLYIIDPGGPLKADDPTDDTIDPSNVSSSGSAIGDFGDNMGMDTFADNTGGRVIGGRNDLDAQVAEVSTEGTEYYTLSYAPSGDSDAAQPFRKIHVTVNVPGLRVITREGYFATPQAPVAQVALAPKAKQANDVKYDLMSAARTTMPYTGLHTDAKRSKKGYTVMVNANDLKFTEQPGGSRLAEVTILAVCYNAKGKETAQHAAEMKEELAASDVIKPDSRVSFAFPMTVPPFTDRVRFVVRDAATGVIGAANANP, from the coding sequence ATGCGTACATTCACCATGCTCATGAAAAGGTTTGGGTTGCAGCGTAGGTCACGACTGGCAATCCTGTGCGTCACATGCCTCGGGATCGCCGCCGTCTCCGCACCGGCTCAAGCTCCCCAGAGCGATCAGGCGAACCCCGCCGGCACGATCTCCGTCACCTCGCGGCTCGTCGTTCTCGACGTTGTCGTGCTGGACCACAACGGCAAGCCGGTCACCAACCTCGACCGATCCCAGTTCACCATCACCGAAGACAAAGCTCCCCAAACCATCCGCAACTTCGATCCGCCATCGGCCCATGCGATGCCGTCCGGCGGCACAGCCGACCTGGTGCACAGCGTCGCCGACCTGCCGAAGATCGGGCAGGCTCCGGTGAATGTGCTGGTCTTTGACGAGGTGGACACACCGTTCCATCAGCTTGCCTACGCGCGCCAGATGATGGAGAAGTACCTCAAAGCGCAGCCTCCCGTGCTTCCTGTGCCCACGTTGTTCATCGCAGCCGGCTACTCGAGGGTGGTCGTCCTGCACGACTACACGCAGAGCCGCGCAGATCTGCTCGAGAGCGTCGAGAAACACACCGCAGACCTCGACTTCACGCAGATCGTAAACACTCTGAATGGCGGCGCAGGCGGATCAGAAAACGGGCTGGTCAAGACGCTCGGTGCGATGCTGCAGATCGCGCAGAGTGTCGCCGGAATTCCCGGCCGCAAGAACGTGATCTGGGTCGGAACTGGCTACAACAAGGCCTACGACCTCAACAATATGAGCGAGAAGGACCACGACAAGGTGGTCGCAGCGATCAAGCAGGTTACCGACAGGATGCTGCAAGAGAGAGTCACGCTCTACATCATCGATCCGGGCGGTCCGCTCAAGGCCGACGATCCGACCGACGACACGATTGATCCGTCGAACGTAAGCTCGTCGGGCAGCGCCATCGGCGACTTCGGCGACAACATGGGCATGGATACCTTTGCAGATAACACCGGAGGCCGCGTAATTGGCGGACGGAATGACCTCGACGCTCAGGTGGCCGAGGTGTCGACGGAAGGAACGGAGTACTACACACTCTCCTATGCGCCGAGCGGCGACAGCGACGCTGCGCAGCCGTTCCGGAAAATCCATGTGACGGTGAATGTGCCAGGGCTGCGTGTGATTACGCGCGAAGGGTACTTCGCCACGCCGCAGGCGCCGGTTGCTCAAGTGGCGCTGGCTCCGAAGGCAAAGCAGGCCAACGATGTGAAATATGACCTGATGAGCGCGGCGCGCACGACAATGCCCTACACCGGACTGCACACCGATGCGAAGCGCTCGAAGAAAGGCTACACGGTGATGGTGAATGCGAACGATCTGAAGTTCACAGAGCAGCCGGGCGGCTCGCGGCTGGCCGAGGTGACCATCCTGGCGGTCTGCTACAACGCCAAAGGCAAGGAGACGGCCCAGCACGCGGCGGAGATGAAGGAGGAACTGGCGGCCAGCGACGTGATCAAGCCCGACTCGCGGGTGAGCTTCGCGTTTCCGATGACAGTTCCGCCATTCACCGATCGGGTCCGATTTGTTGTCCGCGATGCCGCCACCGGAGTAATCGGGGCTGCGAACGCGAACCCGTAA